A region of Bacillota bacterium DNA encodes the following proteins:
- a CDS encoding N-acyl homoserine lactonase family protein — MMTRDCQVGQRNVSVRARTTPVNVTVDLVCKGFPGKADISFLGWSNAALIRLGGYTMLFDTGAHAARPMLIDGLRRLCVMPEDVNVVFLSHLHFDHCGNALVFPRAEFIISREEWEYASTGNDLFVPREIVDLLGRKEVRLVSEGDSSIAPGVEVVFTPGHTPGSMALLIDTPEGPWVLAGDAVKNRMELSTGRVEMSLDPRASAESIAKIRALSRRVLPGHDCWLRVDGDAVIPEGVAMARVTLPQGMTGGAGGAFELVVDNEAITCS; from the coding sequence ATGATGACTAGGGATTGCCAGGTTGGCCAGCGGAATGTGTCTGTTCGTGCTAGGACAACTCCCGTGAATGTCACGGTCGACCTGGTCTGTAAAGGGTTCCCGGGGAAGGCCGATATAAGCTTTCTGGGCTGGAGTAATGCGGCGTTGATTCGGCTGGGCGGCTATACTATGCTCTTCGATACGGGGGCACATGCGGCGCGTCCCATGCTGATCGACGGCCTCCGCAGGCTCTGTGTAATGCCAGAAGATGTAAACGTGGTCTTCCTTAGCCATCTCCATTTTGACCATTGTGGAAATGCGCTGGTATTTCCTCGGGCGGAGTTCATCATAAGTCGGGAAGAATGGGAGTACGCCTCGACGGGCAACGACCTATTCGTTCCAAGGGAAATCGTTGATTTGCTTGGAAGGAAAGAGGTTCGCCTGGTTTCCGAAGGCGACTCAAGTATCGCTCCCGGCGTTGAGGTAGTCTTTACTCCTGGGCACACTCCCGGCAGTATGGCCCTACTCATAGACACGCCAGAAGGACCGTGGGTCCTTGCGGGCGATGCCGTAAAAAACCGCATGGAGCTGTCTACTGGGAGGGTCGAGATGTCGCTGGACCCGCGGGCGAGTGCGGAAAGCATAGCCAAGATACGGGCTCTTTCAAGAAGGGTTCTTCCAGGCCATGACTGCTGGCTGAGGGTCGATGGGGACGCCGTGATCCCCGAAGGGGTCGCCATGGCTAGAGTAACCTTACCTCAGGGGATGAC